The Chelonia mydas isolate rCheMyd1 chromosome 20, rCheMyd1.pri.v2, whole genome shotgun sequence genome includes the window GTTTTAAACCTTTCATTAACTGGCCCTTAGAAACAACCCCACATTGTTGCTGGTAAATTAAATCAGTCTCTCTAGGGCTCTGCTGCTCAGATCCCTCCAAGGTCCCATTAACGTGAGTGGTGGCTTGGCAATGAAAGCTATCCTGTTAACTTGGGGGTCAGCTACCTCGCCTGAGCACCGGGCTTGTCGCATGTCTGGGGTTTGTTCAAAAACACTGCACATGGCGGGGTCGGGGGAGAGATGACATTTATTTTCCCTGGAGAAGCTACAAATACAGCTGGGGAGGTGCCCGGagaaggcaggagggagggatgcAAAGACAATGCCCTCAGTAGAGCTGGGAAGCAGGAAGCTTACTATACATACCTGTTGGCTGGATCCTGCAGGCTCAGTGAGATGCTGACATGGACCAAGCCCCTTCCATCCTCCAGACAGAGAAGGCGTAGCTGAGCCTCTCATGGGCCAGGTAGTTGCAGCTGGTGATCTTGTGGTCCAGCTCATCACTCTGCAGCACCTGGTACAAGAAGTCTATGTAGCGGGCGGCCAGCTTGAGGGTCTGGATCTTGCTGAGCTTGTCGGAGGGCAGCGTGGGGATGATCTTCCGCAACTCGGCAAAGGCATCGTTGAGTGACTGGGTGCGCTGCCTCTCCCGTACATTGGCGATCACCCGCTGAGTGTGCACGTCCTCGAAGGACTGGGGAACGGGGCTGCGCTTGCTGCGCTTGCCCTGCGGAGAATGCGAGCCACAATCCTCCATGGGCTTGCCCAGCTGGCTGCGCTTGCGGAGGCATTTCTTGTGAAGCCGTTCGCCCTCCTCCTCACTAGTGACCAGGCTGCCTTCGGGGGAGTCCTGGCACATGCTTTCCTCTTTCATCTTCTCAGAACTGATCCCCTTCAGTCCAGGAGTCTCTCCCACCTGGCAGGCACTGGGGCCTTGGACCTCACAGGATGGAGGGCCTGCAAAGGCCACAGTGCATCTGGAGAGGCAGCCTGGAAAGCAGACAAAGCCAGCTCAGGGAATGCAGCCCTGACGTGTCCACTGGCCAGACTTCCCAAACTTCCTCAAGGCTCGGAGCCTCCCCAACCTTCAAGGAGCTGggtggttttttgggtttttttgttttgggggggagggctaAGGAGAGGAGGGacatttgaataattttgtgGATGTCCTTTGCTGAtagggcagggagggctgggggaggggccaagCACAGACCAATACAACAGTGCAAGGTAATGCAAACATCAGTGGAGCTTATGGGTTCCAGatttccttcctcccttcccccgcaaCACACCCCAAGCCCTTAGGCACAGATGCTCCTGCCTGCTGCCCGGATGTCAGAGGAAGTTCCTTTTGCTAACCTGAGCAACAGGAACTGCAGTGAAGAAGTTTCTTAACAGCCCTCCCCCTCTTATGCCCCCCGCCGCTCAGCCCATTACAGTCAGTCACAAACATTTATTTCTATGTCTGATCCCTGATTTTTAATTATTATCTATTATCTGTGACTGAATCAGCTGGAAATGTGGACAGACATTCTGTGAGATGGCATGTTTTGGACAGAGCAAGACGGTACATTCACTGGATCCAAGAGAAGATGCAATAGCTCAGGCCATACTCTTCTTAAGAAGCAGGGGAATTCTGAACAACCTACATGAAGCTGGAGttgcatctatctatctatctatctatctatctatctatctatctatctatctatctatctatctactgatatggccctcatcaccatagtatgcAAGCAGAGACAGAtaagccccagccctctcctgaaaGCAGTGTTAACAAAACAGTTGACAAAAAACAATAAACTAAAAAATCCAAAAGCATTAAAATCATGAAACTAAGCAGAGATGTGTCGCACATTACCACTCAGTCACTGGCTTATGGATGCTTCTTGTGCCCCATCCTTCATCTGTACAATGTCTAGAATATTTGACTCAATCCTGGATCCGGAGCAGCTAGCATGGACCCCTTTGTCTGCACAGAAACTCATTGGACTCTTCACCTACTTAAGTGCTGCCTACCcttaggggtgaatttcacccagggaGAGGGCTTTGTCCAATGCGAGTGACTCTATTTATTATAGATGAAGTATAACAATACAGAATAATAGAGACATTTGCTAGTATACATTCAGCCACCAAACTTTGAATCTGTTAACTTCATAGTTAATGGCCTCATCCCTTGAACTACACCCTAAGGAAGACTAATGACTATACTTCTGCTGGCACAAGAGAAAATATGTATTACATGAGTGCTGCAGAAAGAAAGGACCTTTTCATCTCAAAAGTTTAGGGGAATTTTTTCCAGaacacctaagtgacttaagagatTTTAGTCCTATTGACTTGCAATAACACTTAGGGTCCTATGTGCCTATGTCACTTTCAAAAATGGAACATAGGATCCTCAGTGATTTGggtccttttaaaatgtttaccctAAAGTCAATAAAGAAAAACTGGCCCATTCTGAGAATAAAATTGGTGTAAGAAAACAAAGAGAGATGTGCAACACGGGAGGTCGTAGAAAGGAAACTGTCTATTATTTCAGAAGTAGTATATGATTTTATTATAAGTTCTCATATACTACAGTGACGAGGGTCATATAAGTaactagacagacagacagaatctGTATCATGATGTTCCATACACACACGGAAGGGCAGAGTTAACTTCCACATTTCCTGATTCATAAGTGAAAAGCTCTGTTAATATTGTGCTTGGTGCTAATATACTCTTAAAATAGGTTACCATGGGGAATAAATATATGGACAAGTCAGATCCTGGGACTGCTCCCAGGAACTTCTCACTAATAAACTCTAGCTAGCtatccccatccacacccctctaGCTTTTGTACTGgtgtccatcactgtagtatctgagcacctcttgCATTAATTAGGTTGAGCTGGTGAGGTCCTAGTGCATTTAATGGAGACTTTGGGCCAGTTCTTCAACTCATGTGAATAGGTGGAgctgcagtgacttcagtgaagctgcaccaattacaccagctgaggatttggccctttggctcttctttttttaattaacaattcAGGTGAGGACTTTTCCCCTGACCCTGAAGATACTGGGTTTCCTCTATGGCCTCTGGGGGCTTTGCAATGCCACTTTAAAAGCCTAACATGGTCACTGACTTTGTTGGGGTGTACAGAGGATCAACCAGTCTACgtctgaacacacacacagtgcacatCCAAACCAACCCACTGGTAAaactccctccctcagcccagctccTCTGCCAAAGCCTGGGGTCATTGGTAACCCTGAAGCTGCATAGCCTGAAAGTCAAAGAACTCAGGCTCCAGCACACTGAGAGATCAGATTGGAGGAGCTTGCACAGAAAGCTCCCAGCTCCCAACCCCCGTCTGGTTAAACCAGGAGCCAGTAGAGGTTACAGACCACAGATGCCCTCAAGCCTCACCCTCCCGTTACCTTTgcatgccctgcccctcccatttCTTCCTCAAGGCCCATCCCATTCCCTCTGcaaacccagccctgcccattcCTTCCTCAAACCCTATCCCTACCATTCCCTCCTCACTCCACACCCCTGTTCCCTCTGCAAGCCCCACCCGCACCTACTCCCCTCTGTCACTGACAGAGACTCCCGCCTGCTCTCCCTTCAGCCCCTCACACGCTCTTCAACCTCTCACCCCAACAGTTTCCACTCCCACCCACAGGGCTCTCCCTGAAACAAACCCACTGTTGGCCCAGGCTCTCCCTCAGACCACTGCCCTGCCTCGCTTCTCCCTTCATCCCCAGGCTTGCTCGCTCTCCATAGCTACTCTGCCCATGAGTCCCTTCCTGAGCCTGTCCAATACGCCTCTGCTCTCTACACTCCACTGAAACTGCACTCACTTCTTGGCCACGTCTCAGGGCCTCTTCTCCATTCTCCTCAGCTTCTGAGTGGCTTTCAGCACCACTGGCTTTCATGATTCTGTCCTCTCCTCTTGCCTGTCTCGTTAGGTGAGTCATCCGTCTCCCCTTCTCTTTTCTGTGGGGGTCCCACAAGGCTCTGTCCTTGGCTTCCCCCTCTTTACCCTCTCTAGGTACACTTGGCTGTAAGAATAGCCTTCATGCCATCTTTCTCCTGATGATGCACAACCCTACCTCTCTGCTGATGAGCAATCACCCACCACCTCTTCACGGATGTCCAGTCATCATCTTAAACCCAACATGGCCAAAACtgagctcctcctttccccccatccctcccctctcccacttctgcagccactgtggacaccaccaccatccccTAGGCTTTCAGGCCCCTTCCTGGGTGCCATCTTTCACTTGGTCCTCACAACAGACCCTCCTTTTCAGGCTATTTCTAAGCTTTGCCACTTGTCCTATCACAACAGCTCTAAGTCTGGCCTTTCCTCTCCCCGACACAGCCCAGACTCTACCCAAGGCCTCATCACTTCCCACACTCTCCCCTGGCCttctcccctcctgcagccccagctccattGAGAAGGCTGCTGCTAAGCTTGTCTTCTGCGCTCGTGGCTCTGACCACAGCAGGCCCCTATTTGAGCCACTAGCTACCCCTGAACCTTCACATCAAACACAAGCATTTTGTCTTTACTGTTAAGGTGCCTTCATAATGtaagcccagccccaccccatttaCTCCCCACCATTCCCAGTCTCAGAcccctctggactgtctccacgCTGCCCCCCTGAGTATAGGGAAAACGcctggaaaaaaatccaaacaactgTTGCCTTCTCTTCCTCCAGGTGCCCACGATCACCTTCACTATGGTGCCCACAAAGCCAGCCTGCTGAGCACGCACTGTGACTACTCTTCCCTCACTTcttaccttccccccccccacacctctatCACACTCAAAACAGCTACAATCCGTGGGCCAGTCTCCCCACTCACTGCCCCGCTCACTGGCCTGTGCACTCTATCTGATCCCTGCCCTATTGCTGTCCTTAGATATTGTCCGGCGAGGGCTGGGGTAGGCTGTTACTGTGTTTATGCAGCACCCAGCAAGGGAGTCCTGAAGCCAGCTGGAGCCTTTGGACATTTGGGTGCATGGCAGTGACAATGCTGGGAGGGCACACTGGAAGAACAGGGTGCAGCCTCCTACCCAAGAGCTGATGGGGTAAACCAGTGACTGGCCCCAGCTGCTCTCTGGACAGTTCAGCACCCAACCTGGAAAAATGGCCAGGTGAATTCCTTCACATAGGGAAATATTCTcctgtcccctctcctcctcctcctgcaccctgtccCACTCTGCTCCTTTACCCCAGCCTGCTCATGTCCCCACTCCTTCCACCCTCAGCCTGTCCCATCCCCCTTTGCTCCTGCCCCCCCATTCCACCCATGTTCCCTCTGCTCATGCCCCCTAGCATGCCCCTGTGCTCCAACTCCTCAGCAagtccctgctctccccctccccagcgtgccacctcccctctgctccttccccatctGCACTGTCTCCCTCCGCTTCCTCTGCATGTCCTTCTGCTCCCTCTGCATGTCCCTCTGCTCCTAACCCCAGTATACTCCAACCCCTGTGCTCCTTCCTCCCCGTCTGCCctatctccctctgctccctctgcATGTCCCTCTGCCCCTAGCCCCAGTgtgctccatcccctctgctccttccccatctgccctatcaccctctcctcctgcccctacACCAGCCCTCTGCTCCTGCACCTCCGCAGTGTGCCCCAGTCCTCTCTGTTCTTCCCCCTCACCCTGTCCCTATACCCCACCTCCCACAtgggtgccagcagggagggCATCCAGAGACAaggagacagtctccctgctctcagttctagcGCTCAGAGCCACACCATCCCATGGCAATCAGGAGGAGCACATTCAGGGAAAGAtcagctcagcccctgcagccctgggctggagcatgctcagtcagtCTGGGAGATGATGCATGAGGTCAGGGCCTAACTGCAAAAATACAAGGAAAAGCAGAGAGGAACAATTTCTAATGACCCCCACGACTGGAGGCTGTGCCCTGGTCAGGATGGGGGGTTAA containing:
- the LOC102943304 gene encoding twist-related protein 2; translation: MKEESMCQDSPEGSLVTSEEEGERLHKKCLRKRSQLGKPMEDCGSHSPQGKRSKRSPVPQSFEDVHTQRVIANVRERQRTQSLNDAFAELRKIIPTLPSDKLSKIQTLKLAARYIDFLYQVLQSDELDHKITSCNYLAHERLSYAFSVWRMEGAWSMSASH